A stretch of the Mycobacteroides immunogenum genome encodes the following:
- a CDS encoding ArsR/SmtB family transcription factor: MARTATTADAFNAIAEASRRDLLSAIGTGEVTVNELVARTRMAQPQVSKHLGVLRAVDVVRVRSHGRQRFYRVNGAALRPVHDWVAAFERTWNERLDRLDTLLTELKEELP, encoded by the coding sequence ATGGCTCGCACTGCCACCACGGCCGACGCGTTCAATGCGATCGCGGAGGCGAGCCGCCGCGATCTGCTCAGCGCCATCGGCACCGGCGAGGTCACCGTCAACGAACTCGTGGCACGGACCCGGATGGCCCAACCCCAGGTGTCGAAGCACCTGGGCGTCCTCCGCGCCGTGGATGTGGTGCGGGTGCGCTCGCACGGGCGGCAGCGCTTCTACCGCGTCAACGGCGCGGCCCTGCGCCCCGTCCACGACTGGGTCGCGGCATTCGAACGCACCTGGAACGAGCGTCTCGACCGGCTCGACACGTTGCTCACCGAACTCAAGGAGGAACTACCGTGA
- a CDS encoding SRPBCC family protein — protein sequence MNTRYGSATVELPSDTTILITRSFDAPAALIFRALTEPGLVKRWWGFADAQWQICEIDLRVGGTWRYVVRQPCESEPDMVVGFHGEYREIDPPHHLVSTEVFEGVPDGEALVSTTLDEVGGVTTMRVLVRHSRKEHRDGHIASGMEVGMQVSYNRIEDLVRDLA from the coding sequence GTGAACACTCGTTATGGCAGCGCCACCGTCGAACTCCCCTCAGATACAACGATTCTCATTACGCGATCATTTGACGCACCGGCGGCACTGATCTTCCGGGCGCTCACCGAACCGGGGCTGGTCAAACGCTGGTGGGGATTTGCGGACGCACAGTGGCAGATCTGCGAGATCGATCTGCGGGTCGGTGGAACCTGGCGATACGTCGTGCGCCAGCCCTGCGAGTCCGAACCGGACATGGTGGTTGGTTTCCACGGCGAGTACCGCGAGATCGACCCGCCACATCACCTGGTGAGCACCGAGGTGTTCGAGGGAGTCCCCGACGGGGAGGCACTCGTCTCGACCACGCTGGATGAGGTGGGCGGCGTCACCACGATGCGCGTCCTGGTGCGGCACAGCCGCAAGGAACATCGCGACGGACACATCGCCTCCGGTATGGAGGTCGGCATGCAGGTCAGCTACAACCGCATCGAGGACCTGGTGCGCGATCTCGCCTAG
- a CDS encoding nitroreductase family deazaflavin-dependent oxidoreductase codes for MTNEFTFEYIAKNPQWVDEQIDVYESSGGIEGTSIEGMPVVILYTVGAKSGQIRKAPLMRVEHEGVYLAVGSIGGAPKNPAWVANLRANPVFELRDGENVQTVRAQEIADDAERATWWERAVAAFPPYAEYTTRTTRVFPLFTLTPVS; via the coding sequence GTGACCAACGAATTCACCTTCGAATACATCGCCAAGAACCCGCAGTGGGTCGACGAGCAGATCGACGTCTACGAATCCAGCGGCGGCATCGAAGGCACCTCGATAGAGGGCATGCCCGTGGTGATCCTGTACACCGTCGGCGCGAAGTCGGGGCAGATCCGCAAGGCGCCGCTCATGCGCGTCGAGCACGAGGGCGTGTACCTGGCGGTCGGCTCGATCGGGGGCGCTCCGAAGAATCCCGCCTGGGTCGCGAATCTGCGTGCCAACCCTGTGTTCGAGTTGCGCGACGGCGAAAACGTGCAGACTGTCCGCGCCCAGGAAATCGCGGACGACGCCGAGCGCGCGACGTGGTGGGAACGTGCGGTCGCGGCCTTCCCGCCCTACGCGGAGTACACGACGCGCACCACTCGGGTGTTCCCGCTGTTCACGCTCACTCCGGTGAGTTAG
- a CDS encoding acyltransferase — translation MTTMWGAPLHKRWRGQRLRDPLQAKFLTKDSLRWVIANKAYTPWYLVRYWRLLKFKLANPHIVTRGMLFLGKNVEIHCTPELARMEIGRWVHIGDGNSLRAHEGSLRLGDKVVFGKDNVVNAYIDIEFGDSALMADWCYVCDFDHRMDDITYPIKDQGIVKSPVRIGPDTWIATKVTILRDTIVGRGCVLGAHAVVKGVIPDYSIAVGAPAKVVKNRKVAWDASAAQRAQLAEALADIERKKAAANSPE, via the coding sequence ATGACGACGATGTGGGGCGCTCCCCTGCACAAGCGGTGGCGCGGACAGCGCCTGCGTGACCCGTTGCAAGCCAAATTCCTCACCAAGGACTCGCTGCGCTGGGTGATCGCGAACAAGGCGTACACCCCGTGGTACCTGGTGCGTTACTGGCGGCTGCTCAAGTTCAAGCTTGCCAACCCGCACATCGTCACGCGTGGCATGTTGTTCCTCGGCAAGAACGTCGAGATCCATTGCACCCCCGAGCTGGCCCGGATGGAGATCGGCCGCTGGGTGCACATCGGCGACGGGAACTCGCTGCGCGCCCACGAAGGCTCTCTGCGCCTGGGCGACAAGGTGGTCTTCGGTAAGGACAACGTCGTCAACGCCTACATCGACATCGAGTTCGGCGATTCGGCCCTGATGGCCGACTGGTGCTACGTCTGCGACTTCGACCACCGCATGGACGACATCACCTACCCGATCAAGGACCAGGGCATCGTCAAGTCCCCGGTGCGCATCGGGCCGGACACCTGGATTGCCACCAAGGTGACGATCCTGCGCGACACCATCGTGGGGCGCGGCTGTGTGCTGGGTGCGCACGCCGTGGTCAAGGGCGTCATTCCGGATTACTCGATCGCGGTCGGCGCGCCGGCCAAGGTCGTCAAGAACCGGAAGGTGGCCTGGGACGCCTCGGCCGCGCAGCGTGCGCAGCTGGCCGAGGCGCTGGCCGATATCGAGCGCAAGAAGGCTGCCGCTAACTCACCGGAGTGA
- a CDS encoding outer membrane protein assembly factor BamB family protein — protein sequence MLSRARVFASIALAALLTVTGCSGDDSWINIKAAPGWSATYADAHNSSYTPTEGARELTLEWSRNTKGQIRSAAAIGIDNFIAVSADTPSGCTLMEWENNKAARQRWCTRMITGSPWSGPLADGYNNLYMGQPGAVVSFPPTQWIRWRKPVIGAPTTPKIVEPGRLLIVTHLGQILIFDAQRGEVVGTPMDLLEGVDPADPRRGLDDCEPARPKCPISASPAYDPATGTIVTTLWQPDKPVPVLLGITYDAEGKITLKHKWASKIIDEGVIGSPVMSNDGETVYINDRKGSLHAMHTFDGSQKWSLPLGFNATTPPSVAPDGTIIAGTGDKATLVGIKDSGSKGEIAWRRDDLAPLSTSSQAAGNVGYAVVKDGDKGLALVVFNTPDGATINRYPLPEAAGFPVGISIGPDQRVIVTLSEGLVYGFRPGT from the coding sequence GTGCTTTCCCGGGCACGCGTATTCGCGAGCATTGCCCTCGCGGCGCTCCTCACCGTCACCGGCTGCTCCGGTGACGATTCATGGATCAACATCAAGGCGGCACCAGGATGGTCTGCCACCTACGCCGACGCCCATAACAGCAGCTACACGCCCACCGAAGGGGCCCGTGAGCTGACGTTGGAATGGAGCCGGAACACCAAGGGCCAGATACGCAGTGCGGCCGCGATCGGCATCGACAACTTCATCGCCGTCAGTGCCGATACCCCATCCGGCTGCACCCTCATGGAGTGGGAGAACAACAAGGCCGCGCGCCAGCGCTGGTGTACCCGGATGATCACCGGGAGCCCATGGTCGGGCCCGCTCGCCGACGGCTACAACAACCTCTACATGGGCCAGCCCGGAGCCGTGGTCTCCTTCCCGCCCACCCAGTGGATCCGGTGGCGCAAACCCGTCATCGGAGCCCCCACCACGCCCAAGATCGTCGAGCCCGGCCGGCTCCTCATCGTCACGCACCTCGGCCAGATCCTGATCTTCGACGCCCAGCGCGGCGAGGTCGTGGGCACCCCGATGGACCTGCTGGAGGGGGTTGATCCCGCCGATCCACGACGCGGTCTGGATGACTGCGAGCCGGCACGGCCCAAGTGCCCGATATCGGCCTCCCCCGCTTACGATCCGGCGACCGGCACCATCGTCACCACCCTGTGGCAGCCGGACAAACCGGTGCCGGTGCTGCTGGGCATCACCTACGACGCCGAGGGCAAGATCACCCTGAAACACAAGTGGGCCAGCAAGATCATCGACGAGGGCGTGATCGGTTCCCCCGTGATGTCCAACGATGGCGAGACGGTCTACATCAACGATCGCAAGGGTTCGCTGCACGCGATGCACACCTTCGACGGCAGCCAGAAATGGTCGCTACCACTGGGATTCAACGCGACCACGCCGCCGTCGGTCGCGCCGGACGGCACCATCATCGCCGGAACCGGCGACAAGGCCACCCTGGTAGGTATCAAAGACTCCGGTAGCAAGGGCGAGATCGCATGGCGCCGTGACGATCTCGCTCCGCTGTCGACGTCCAGCCAGGCGGCCGGCAATGTTGGTTACGCCGTGGTGAAGGACGGCGACAAGGGACTGGCCCTGGTGGTGTTCAACACCCCGGACGGCGCCACCATCAATCGTTATCCGCTGCCCGAGGCCGCCGGTTTCCCGGTGGGAATCTCGATCGGACCAGACCAACGGGTGATCGTCACGCTGAGCGAGGGCTTGGTGTACGGGTTCCGCCCGGGGACCTAG
- a CDS encoding THUMP-like domain-containing protein, with product MFGLSDVAYLSSEAGAADLQRASGYTFSADTLVSDTAALRDEFGGRAAALAQTVQLRRKAAAKLGDVDRWLFTDDALQQATPAAVASHRAARLAGLVVHDVTCSVGSELAALDGVAAMVIGSDIDPVRTAMARHNIGNRVLVCRADALAPASRAQVVIADPGRRSGGRRRFDPSAYSPPLDAVLRTYDDRDLVVKCAPGLDFIDLREQTGFDGEVEVVSLDGGVREACLWSAGLADVRRRATVLVTSGVGYQLTDADPEDCAVAEAGEWIIDPDGAVVRAGLVRQYAARHGLWQLDSRIAYLSGDSVPAGVQGYRVLDSLPYNEKRLRQALAARDCGSVEITVRGVDVDPAVLRTRLKLRGSVALSVVITRIDSGAKAFVCAARSPGGTRTPSPRSA from the coding sequence GTGTTCGGCCTTTCCGACGTCGCGTACCTGTCGTCGGAGGCCGGCGCCGCAGACCTGCAGCGGGCATCCGGGTACACGTTTTCCGCGGACACCCTGGTGTCCGATACCGCGGCGCTGCGCGACGAATTTGGGGGTCGCGCGGCGGCTCTGGCGCAGACGGTGCAACTGCGCCGTAAGGCCGCGGCCAAGCTGGGCGATGTCGATCGTTGGCTGTTCACCGATGACGCGTTGCAGCAGGCAACTCCGGCGGCGGTGGCCAGCCATCGGGCTGCCCGGTTGGCCGGTCTGGTGGTGCACGATGTCACGTGCTCGGTGGGATCAGAGCTCGCGGCCCTCGACGGTGTCGCGGCGATGGTCATCGGTAGCGATATCGATCCGGTGCGCACGGCGATGGCGCGTCACAACATAGGAAATCGTGTCCTGGTGTGCCGGGCCGATGCGCTGGCGCCCGCAAGCCGTGCCCAGGTGGTGATCGCCGATCCGGGCCGGCGCTCCGGTGGGCGCCGTCGGTTCGATCCGTCCGCGTACTCGCCACCGTTGGACGCGGTGCTGCGCACCTATGACGATCGCGATTTGGTGGTCAAATGCGCGCCGGGACTTGATTTTATCGATCTGCGGGAACAGACGGGTTTCGACGGTGAGGTCGAGGTGGTTTCACTCGACGGTGGCGTCCGGGAGGCGTGTCTGTGGTCGGCGGGGCTGGCCGATGTGCGCCGGCGTGCCACCGTGCTGGTGACGAGCGGGGTGGGTTATCAGCTGACCGATGCAGATCCTGAGGACTGCGCGGTGGCAGAGGCGGGGGAGTGGATCATCGACCCCGATGGCGCGGTGGTGCGGGCCGGCCTGGTGCGCCAGTACGCCGCGCGACATGGCTTGTGGCAGTTGGATTCCCGTATTGCCTACTTGTCAGGAGATTCCGTGCCTGCCGGTGTGCAGGGCTACCGGGTGCTCGATTCACTGCCCTACAACGAGAAACGGCTGCGGCAGGCGCTGGCCGCTCGGGATTGCGGGTCCGTGGAGATCACCGTCCGCGGGGTCGACGTCGACCCCGCGGTGCTGCGCACCCGGCTGAAGCTGCGCGGCAGTGTGGCGCTATCTGTCGTCATAACCCGAATCGATAGCGGTGCCAAAGCTTTCGTCTGCGCGGCTAGGTCCCCGGGCGGAACCCGTACACCAAGCCCTCGCTCAGCGTGA
- a CDS encoding class I SAM-dependent methyltransferase — protein sequence MTEITGLDGQPTTKATAEQVAAAFEDNKLAQILYHDWEAETYDEKWSISYDQRCIDYARGRFDAIVPVEDQRELPYERALELGCGTGFFLLNLMQAGVARRGSVTDLSPGMVKVATRTGQELGLDVDGRVADAERIPYDDNTFDLVVGHAVLHHIPDVELSLREVLRVLKPGGRFVFAGEPTTVGNLYARALADLTWKATVQAMKLPGLESWRRPQEELDENSRAAALEWVVDLHTFDPSDLEKMATNAGAVAVRTASEEFTAAMLGWPVRTFESTVPPGKLGWGWAKFAFNGWKALSWVDENVWRHVVPKGWYYNVMITGIKPS from the coding sequence ATGACGGAGATTACGGGGCTGGACGGCCAGCCGACCACGAAGGCCACCGCCGAGCAGGTCGCTGCCGCTTTTGAGGACAACAAACTCGCCCAGATCCTCTACCACGACTGGGAAGCAGAGACCTACGACGAGAAGTGGTCCATCTCCTACGACCAGCGCTGCATCGACTACGCGCGCGGCCGGTTCGACGCCATCGTCCCCGTTGAGGATCAGCGCGAGCTGCCCTATGAGCGGGCGCTGGAGCTCGGCTGTGGCACCGGGTTCTTCCTGCTGAACCTGATGCAGGCGGGTGTTGCGCGCCGTGGTTCGGTCACCGACTTGTCCCCGGGCATGGTGAAGGTCGCCACCCGCACCGGCCAGGAGCTGGGTCTGGACGTCGACGGCCGCGTTGCCGATGCCGAGCGGATTCCCTACGACGACAACACGTTCGATCTGGTGGTGGGCCACGCCGTGCTGCACCACATTCCCGACGTCGAGCTGTCGCTGCGTGAGGTGCTGCGGGTGCTCAAGCCGGGCGGACGGTTCGTGTTCGCCGGTGAGCCCACCACCGTCGGCAATCTGTACGCCCGCGCGCTCGCGGATCTGACCTGGAAGGCCACGGTCCAGGCGATGAAGCTGCCCGGATTGGAGAGCTGGCGGCGCCCGCAGGAGGAGCTCGACGAGAATTCGCGTGCGGCGGCCCTGGAATGGGTCGTCGACCTGCATACCTTTGATCCGTCCGACCTGGAAAAGATGGCCACCAACGCGGGTGCCGTCGCGGTGCGGACTGCCAGTGAGGAATTCACCGCCGCCATGCTCGGGTGGCCGGTGCGCACGTTCGAGTCGACGGTTCCGCCCGGCAAGCTGGGCTGGGGCTGGGCGAAATTTGCCTTCAACGGCTGGAAGGCGCTGAGCTGGGTGGACGAGAATGTGTGGCGTCACGTGGTGCCGAAGGGCTGGTACTACAACGTGATGATCACCGGGATCAAGCCTTCCTAA
- a CDS encoding enoyl-CoA hydratase, which yields MTESEFVSVRTAPEHPGIGTIALSRPPTNALTRQMYRELAQAAAEVSERDDIRVVIVYGGHEIFCTGDDLAELAELSADEMARSAGDRQAALTAVAELAKPTIAAITGYALGSGLELALAADWRVAGDNVKVGSPEILAGMIPGGGGTVRLARVVGLSRAKEMILSGRFVGAEEALGTGLIDQMVAPDDVYTEAAAWARRFVDGPPLALAAAKQAIDHGFDSPLAGGLDRERELFCQVFATQDRVDGVAAQLEIGPGTARFRGA from the coding sequence ATGACCGAATCCGAATTCGTCTCGGTGCGCACCGCGCCCGAGCATCCCGGTATCGGCACCATCGCGCTGTCGCGGCCTCCTACCAACGCCCTGACCCGGCAGATGTACCGCGAACTCGCGCAGGCCGCTGCCGAGGTCAGCGAACGCGACGACATCAGGGTGGTCATCGTCTACGGCGGACACGAAATCTTCTGCACCGGTGACGACCTCGCGGAGCTCGCGGAGCTGTCCGCCGATGAGATGGCGCGCAGTGCCGGCGACCGCCAGGCCGCGCTCACGGCGGTGGCGGAGCTGGCCAAACCGACGATCGCGGCGATCACCGGATACGCGCTGGGCAGCGGGCTGGAGCTGGCGCTGGCGGCCGATTGGCGGGTGGCGGGCGACAACGTCAAGGTGGGTTCGCCGGAAATCCTGGCCGGCATGATCCCGGGAGGCGGCGGCACCGTGCGGTTGGCGCGAGTGGTGGGTCTGAGCCGGGCCAAGGAGATGATTCTCAGCGGCCGCTTCGTGGGAGCCGAAGAAGCACTGGGCACGGGCCTCATCGACCAGATGGTGGCACCCGATGACGTGTACACGGAGGCCGCGGCATGGGCCCGCCGCTTCGTCGATGGGCCGCCCTTGGCGCTCGCTGCGGCCAAGCAGGCCATCGACCACGGATTCGACAGTCCGCTGGCCGGGGGACTGGACAGGGAACGTGAGCTGTTTTGCCAGGTGTTCGCGACACAGGACCGGGTAGACGGGGTGGCCGCGCAGCTGGAGATCGGGCCAGGGACGGCCCGGTTCAGGGGAGCCTAA
- a CDS encoding NUDIX hydrolase, giving the protein MTAAPPPEPKPAATVVLIRDGAVGVEAFLMRRDNAMAFAGGMTVFPGGGVDPRDMHADVPWVGPDVDWWAQQFGVTPELASALVCAAARETFEECGVLFAGTSDTSMVEDAAAYHQARKDLSDKTLSFGEFLQREGLHLRADLLRPWANWITPEAEPRRYDTFFFVAALPAGQDADGDNTEAVASGWQTPQAAIAAFTERRSFLLPPTWSQLDAVSASGGTVAEVLGSARTIAPIMPTLTEQDGRWFVQFDDVDRYEAARQGAVEIPEVTGPELA; this is encoded by the coding sequence ATGACAGCAGCGCCACCACCCGAGCCGAAGCCGGCGGCCACCGTCGTACTGATTCGTGACGGTGCCGTGGGCGTCGAAGCGTTTTTGATGCGCCGCGACAACGCCATGGCATTTGCCGGCGGAATGACCGTGTTCCCTGGCGGCGGGGTGGACCCCCGTGACATGCACGCGGATGTGCCCTGGGTGGGTCCGGATGTCGACTGGTGGGCACAGCAATTCGGCGTCACGCCCGAATTGGCCTCGGCCCTGGTGTGCGCCGCGGCGCGGGAGACATTCGAGGAGTGTGGCGTGCTTTTCGCCGGTACCTCGGACACCTCGATGGTGGAGGATGCCGCTGCCTACCATCAGGCGCGCAAAGACCTGTCGGACAAGACGCTGTCCTTCGGCGAATTTCTGCAGCGCGAGGGCCTGCATCTACGTGCAGACCTGCTGCGTCCGTGGGCCAACTGGATCACCCCGGAAGCCGAGCCACGGCGTTATGACACGTTCTTCTTCGTGGCGGCATTGCCCGCCGGGCAGGATGCCGACGGCGACAACACCGAGGCTGTCGCGTCCGGCTGGCAGACCCCGCAGGCCGCGATCGCGGCGTTCACCGAACGGCGCAGCTTCTTGCTGCCACCGACCTGGTCCCAGCTCGACGCGGTTTCCGCGTCGGGTGGCACGGTCGCCGAGGTGCTCGGTTCGGCGCGGACCATCGCCCCGATCATGCCGACCCTCACCGAACAAGACGGCCGATGGTTCGTCCAGTTCGATGACGTGGATCGGTATGAGGCAGCCCGGCAGGGTGCGGTCGAGATCCCCGAGGTGACGGGGCCGGAACTGGCATGA
- a CDS encoding ABC transporter ATP-binding protein, producing MRHDGPVAEIDPDLLLDFRDVLLRRNRKVLVGPVTWSVELDERWVVLGPNGAGKTSLLRIAAAMEHPTSGYAAILGELLGRVDVSELKARIGLSSAALAQRIPDNEVVRDLVVSAGYAVLGRWREEYEEIDTARAVDMLETLGAEHLSDRTYGTLSEGERKRVLIARALMTDPELLLLDEPAAGLDLGGREELVARLGELAADPDAPAMVLVTHHVEEIPPGFSHALLLSEGGVVAQGLLGDVMTSENLSRAFGQSIVIEMIDGRYFARRARARAAHRAQ from the coding sequence ATACGGCACGATGGCCCCGTGGCCGAAATTGATCCGGACCTTCTGCTCGATTTCCGCGATGTGCTGCTGCGGCGTAACCGCAAGGTGTTGGTGGGTCCGGTTACCTGGTCGGTCGAGCTTGACGAACGGTGGGTGGTTCTCGGCCCCAACGGTGCGGGGAAGACATCGTTGCTGCGGATCGCGGCGGCCATGGAGCACCCGACATCCGGTTACGCGGCCATCCTCGGTGAACTTCTGGGCCGGGTGGACGTCTCGGAACTCAAGGCGAGGATCGGCTTGAGTTCGGCGGCGCTGGCTCAACGGATCCCCGATAACGAGGTGGTCCGTGACCTGGTGGTGTCGGCCGGCTACGCGGTGCTGGGTCGCTGGCGCGAGGAGTACGAGGAGATCGACACCGCGCGTGCCGTCGACATGCTCGAAACCCTTGGTGCTGAGCACCTGTCGGATCGCACCTACGGAACCTTGTCCGAGGGCGAACGCAAACGCGTACTGATCGCGCGGGCGTTGATGACCGATCCGGAACTGTTGCTTCTCGATGAGCCGGCCGCGGGTCTGGACCTGGGCGGGCGTGAGGAACTCGTGGCGCGGCTGGGTGAGCTGGCCGCGGACCCGGATGCGCCCGCCATGGTTTTGGTGACCCACCACGTGGAGGAGATTCCCCCCGGCTTCAGCCATGCGTTGTTGCTGTCCGAGGGCGGGGTTGTCGCTCAGGGTCTGCTGGGGGACGTGATGACCAGCGAGAATTTGTCCCGCGCGTTCGGGCAGTCGATTGTGATTGAGATGATCGACGGGCGTTACTTCGCGCGACGTGCCCGGGCCCGGGCAGCCCACCGCGCGCAATAG
- a CDS encoding helix-turn-helix domain-containing protein: protein MTNDLDPDPYLDTVQSIGLANHRLIAQLDAEAAQIQQRAADGEDRSWIWDDLKVWRRRVDAFQSQLRRDTTALGRLIDANRRIKGLDQSTDTSTSKPNYSAESNRSNLYPFKDSRSQEEFVSRLNRVFAVLHSPGRGPYSNSEFLIFMKTGGTVVSAPYLSQLRNGQRGRPSLQALESIAHAFRIDVRYFIDSGYADELEADLTALELALNPAAAELTSKLLELPEVVRDQLLADAESFDRRNQTAAP from the coding sequence ATGACAAACGACCTTGATCCGGATCCGTACCTGGATACGGTGCAGAGCATCGGGCTTGCTAACCATCGCCTCATCGCACAACTCGATGCCGAGGCAGCTCAGATTCAGCAACGTGCCGCCGACGGCGAGGATCGATCGTGGATATGGGATGACCTCAAGGTGTGGCGTCGCCGGGTCGATGCGTTCCAATCCCAGCTGCGCCGGGACACCACCGCCCTGGGCCGGCTGATCGATGCCAACCGGCGAATAAAAGGACTGGATCAGTCAACTGATACCAGCACATCAAAACCCAATTACTCGGCCGAGAGCAACCGAAGCAACCTCTATCCCTTCAAGGACTCCAGGTCTCAAGAGGAATTCGTCTCCAGACTTAACCGGGTGTTCGCCGTGCTGCACTCGCCGGGGCGCGGACCGTATTCGAACAGCGAATTTCTTATCTTCATGAAGACGGGGGGCACCGTGGTCTCCGCCCCGTATCTGTCACAGTTGCGGAACGGGCAGCGCGGGCGGCCGTCACTGCAGGCCCTGGAGAGCATCGCGCACGCCTTTCGCATCGATGTCCGTTACTTCATCGATAGTGGCTACGCCGACGAGCTGGAGGCGGATCTGACCGCTCTCGAGCTCGCCCTGAACCCCGCCGCGGCCGAGCTGACATCAAAACTGCTCGAACTGCCGGAGGTCGTTCGCGATCAGCTGCTCGCCGACGCGGAGTCGTTCGACCGGCGCAATCAGACCGCGGCCCCCTGA
- the yczE gene encoding membrane protein YczE, whose translation MSGKWIGWSARGIALLVGLYLYGVSMALMVRAGLGLDPWDVFHQGLAMRTGMSIGLASAVTGVVVLLMWIPLRNKPGIGTIANIIVLAIAVDTTLAWLPESPSMAVRVSFLLGGVVLNAIASVLYVGAGLGPGPRDGLTTGLVHRTGRSVRLIRTIIEVLAVGTGWLLGGNVGLGTLLYAFGIGPLIQLVLRLMPGRLLAVSGWGPVLSTQRNAESRSAPVDSPQGAAV comes from the coding sequence GTGAGCGGGAAATGGATTGGTTGGAGTGCGCGCGGCATCGCGCTGCTGGTGGGTCTGTATCTGTACGGAGTCTCGATGGCGCTGATGGTGCGCGCCGGGCTGGGATTGGATCCGTGGGATGTGTTCCATCAGGGATTGGCGATGCGCACCGGCATGAGCATCGGACTTGCCTCAGCGGTGACCGGGGTGGTGGTGCTTCTCATGTGGATCCCGCTGCGGAACAAGCCCGGTATCGGGACCATCGCCAACATCATCGTCCTCGCGATCGCCGTTGACACCACGCTGGCCTGGTTGCCGGAGTCACCGTCGATGGCCGTCAGGGTGTCGTTTCTGCTGGGCGGTGTGGTGCTCAATGCCATCGCCTCCGTGCTCTACGTCGGCGCGGGACTCGGCCCAGGACCCCGCGATGGACTGACAACTGGACTGGTGCACCGCACCGGTCGGTCTGTGCGTCTGATTCGGACCATCATCGAGGTGCTCGCCGTCGGGACCGGCTGGCTACTCGGGGGAAACGTGGGCCTGGGCACCCTGCTCTACGCGTTCGGTATCGGGCCCCTCATACAACTCGTGCTCCGGCTGATGCCGGGACGACTGCTGGCTGTCAGCGGCTGGGGCCCGGTGCTGAGCACGCAACGCAACGCCGAGTCACGCTCTGCTCCGGTGGATTCGCCTCAGGGGGCCGCGGTCTGA